The Mesorhizobium sp. B1-1-8 genome contains a region encoding:
- a CDS encoding sarcosine oxidase subunit delta, protein MRIVCPFCGERELGEFTYLGDAKPQRPAADAGEDAVYDYVYLRDNIAGVMSEHWYHGGGCRAWLKVTRNTLTHEITAVEPAAGAGAAKVGA, encoded by the coding sequence ATGCGCATAGTCTGTCCCTTCTGCGGCGAACGTGAACTCGGCGAGTTCACCTATCTCGGCGACGCCAAGCCGCAACGCCCCGCGGCGGATGCCGGCGAAGACGCCGTCTACGATTACGTCTATCTGCGCGACAACATCGCCGGCGTGATGAGCGAGCACTGGTATCATGGCGGCGGCTGCCGGGCCTGGCTGAAGGTCACCCGCAACACGCTGACGCATGAGATTACGGCGGTAGAGCCGGCGGCTGGCGCAGGCGCCGCCAAGGTTGGTGCGTGA
- a CDS encoding sarcosine oxidase subunit alpha, with product MVGDQANRLASGGLIDRSAALSFRFDGKTFLGFKGDTLASALVANGVTLVGRSFKYHRPRGILTAGSEEPNALVELRSGARREPNTKATTAELYEGLEAASQNRWPSLRHDVMAVNQLFAPIFVAGFYYKTFMWPAKFWEAIYEPAIRRAAGLGRAAGIADPDHYDKAWAHCDVLIAGSGPAGLAAALAAGRSGARVILCEEDFVPGGRLLADGGTIDGLPAAEWVARALGELAAMPDVRIMTRTTLFGVYDSGIYGAIERVNDHLPTPPEHQVRQRLWRIVARRCVVAAGSIERPIVFAGNDTPGVMMASAMRSYIGRYAAAPAKRMALFTNNEDGWRTVEMALGAGLQVAAVIDARPDISAAHRSLASKNGFTVLHGSVSGVDGGKDGVRKIAVSLIGGARAEVEADGLAISGGWNPAVGLTSYHRGRPKWRDDIAAFVPDGAPPGMVAAGAANGAFGLGACLREGFEAGAAAAHNAGRGGNVGSMPVADDEAFSLTPLWHVKSKGKAFVDQQHDVTASDIELAQREGFESVEHLKRYTTLGMATDQGKTSNVAGLAIMAAVTGKSIPETGTTIYRPPYVPVAIGAFAGHHRDETFHATRLTPSHHWAAEQGAVFVDTGLWKRAQWYPRAGEKDWLESVTREVKTVRSGVGFCDVSTLGKIDVHGPDAGAFLDRVYINTFSTLAVGKARYGLMLREDGIVYDDGTTSRLADDHYFLTTTTAKAGLVMQHLEFCRQVLFAELDVQLTSVSDQWAQFSIAGPKTRDLLKEIVDPAEDLSNEGFPFMGAREVALRGGIRARLFRISFSGEMAFEISVPARYGEALVRNLMIAGKQFGVTPYGTEALGVMRIEKGHVAGPELSGTTTAADLGLGKMMSTKKDFIGRVMAGREALVAPNRQVVVGIKPTDKARRLRSGAHIIPKGETPGPDNDQGYVTSVCFSPVLDQWIGLGLVERGRERIGEIVRAHDPLRGEEYDVELCNSVFYDPDGERQRG from the coding sequence ATGGTCGGCGATCAGGCAAACCGTCTCGCATCCGGCGGCCTCATCGACCGCTCGGCCGCGCTCAGTTTCCGTTTCGACGGCAAGACGTTTTTGGGCTTCAAGGGCGACACGCTGGCTTCCGCGCTGGTCGCCAACGGCGTCACGCTCGTCGGCCGTTCATTCAAATATCACCGCCCGCGCGGCATTCTCACCGCCGGGTCGGAAGAGCCCAACGCACTGGTCGAACTGCGTAGCGGCGCCAGGCGCGAGCCGAACACCAAGGCGACCACGGCCGAGCTCTATGAAGGCCTCGAAGCCGCCAGCCAGAACCGCTGGCCGTCGCTGCGCCACGATGTGATGGCGGTCAACCAGCTGTTCGCGCCGATCTTCGTCGCCGGCTTCTACTACAAGACCTTCATGTGGCCGGCGAAGTTCTGGGAAGCGATCTACGAGCCGGCGATCCGCCGCGCCGCCGGCCTCGGCCGCGCTGCCGGCATTGCCGATCCGGATCACTACGACAAGGCCTGGGCGCATTGCGACGTGCTGATCGCTGGCTCCGGCCCGGCGGGTCTGGCGGCGGCACTTGCAGCGGGCCGGAGCGGCGCGCGGGTCATCCTGTGCGAAGAAGATTTTGTCCCCGGCGGCCGCCTGCTGGCCGATGGCGGCACCATCGACGGACTGCCGGCCGCTGAGTGGGTTGCACGCGCGCTCGGCGAACTCGCCGCGATGCCCGATGTGCGCATCATGACGCGCACGACTTTGTTCGGCGTCTATGATAGTGGCATCTATGGTGCGATCGAGCGGGTCAACGACCATCTGCCGACGCCGCCCGAACACCAGGTGCGGCAGCGCCTATGGCGCATCGTGGCCAGGCGCTGCGTCGTCGCGGCCGGCTCCATCGAACGGCCGATCGTCTTTGCCGGCAACGACACGCCGGGCGTGATGATGGCGTCCGCCATGCGCAGCTATATCGGGCGTTATGCGGCGGCGCCGGCAAAGCGCATGGCGCTGTTCACCAACAACGAGGATGGCTGGCGCACCGTGGAGATGGCGCTGGGTGCTGGACTGCAGGTCGCGGCGGTGATCGACGCCCGGCCGGACATTTCGGCTGCTCATCGCTCGCTCGCCTCCAAGAACGGCTTCACGGTCCTGCATGGCTCGGTCAGCGGCGTCGACGGCGGCAAGGACGGCGTGCGCAAGATCGCCGTGTCGCTCATCGGCGGCGCCCGGGCCGAGGTCGAGGCCGACGGGCTTGCCATCTCCGGCGGCTGGAACCCGGCGGTCGGGCTGACCTCCTACCATCGCGGCCGGCCCAAATGGCGCGACGACATCGCCGCCTTCGTGCCTGATGGCGCACCGCCCGGCATGGTCGCGGCGGGCGCCGCCAACGGTGCCTTCGGTCTTGGCGCCTGCCTGCGCGAAGGTTTTGAGGCGGGTGCAGCAGCTGCGCATAACGCCGGACGCGGCGGCAATGTCGGGTCCATGCCTGTCGCGGACGATGAAGCCTTTTCGCTGACGCCGCTCTGGCATGTGAAAAGCAAGGGCAAGGCCTTCGTCGACCAGCAGCACGACGTCACTGCATCCGACATCGAACTGGCGCAGCGCGAGGGGTTTGAATCGGTCGAGCACCTGAAGCGCTACACCACGCTCGGCATGGCCACCGACCAGGGCAAGACCTCCAACGTCGCCGGCCTCGCCATCATGGCTGCGGTCACCGGTAAGTCGATCCCCGAGACCGGCACGACGATCTACCGGCCGCCCTATGTGCCGGTCGCGATCGGCGCCTTCGCCGGCCATCACCGCGACGAGACTTTCCATGCGACGCGGCTGACGCCGTCGCATCACTGGGCCGCCGAGCAAGGTGCTGTTTTTGTCGACACCGGCTTATGGAAACGCGCGCAGTGGTACCCCCGCGCCGGCGAGAAGGACTGGCTGGAATCGGTTACCCGCGAGGTCAAGACGGTGCGCTCGGGCGTTGGCTTTTGCGATGTCTCGACGCTCGGCAAGATCGACGTGCACGGCCCTGACGCGGGCGCCTTCCTCGACCGCGTCTACATCAACACCTTCTCCACCCTTGCCGTCGGTAAGGCGCGCTATGGGCTGATGCTGCGCGAGGACGGCATCGTCTATGACGACGGCACCACGTCGCGGCTGGCCGATGACCATTATTTCCTGACCACCACCACCGCCAAGGCCGGGCTGGTGATGCAGCACCTGGAATTCTGCCGGCAGGTGCTGTTTGCGGAACTCGATGTGCAGCTGACCTCGGTCTCCGACCAGTGGGCGCAATTCTCCATCGCCGGACCGAAGACCCGCGACCTGCTGAAGGAAATCGTCGATCCGGCCGAGGACCTTTCCAACGAAGGCTTTCCGTTCATGGGCGCGCGGGAAGTCGCGTTGCGCGGCGGCATCAGGGCAAGGCTGTTCCGCATCTCCTTCTCCGGCGAGATGGCCTTCGAGATTTCCGTGCCGGCGCGCTATGGCGAAGCGCTGGTGCGCAATCTGATGATCGCCGGCAAGCAATTTGGCGTCACGCCCTACGGCACCGAGGCGCTTGGCGTGATGCGCATCGAGAAGGGCCATGTCGCGGGGCCGGAATTGAGCGGCACCACGACGGCCGCCGATCTCGGCCTCGGCAAGATGATGTCGACCAAGAAGGATTTCATCGGCCGCGTCATGGCCGGCCGCGAGGCGCTGGTGGCACCGAACCGGCAGGTCGTGGTCGGCATCAAGCCGACCGACAAGGCGCGCCGCCTGCGCTCCGGTGCGCACATCATTCCGAAGGGCGAGACACCCGGTCCCGACAACGACCAGGGCTATGTCACGTCGGTCTGCTTCTCGCCGGTGCTCGACCAGTGGATCGGACTCGGCCTTGTCGAACGCGGCCGCGAGCGCATCGGCGAGATCGTGCGCGCGCACGATCCGCTGCGCGGCGAGGAGTATGATGTCGAGCTCTGCAATTCCGTCTTCTACGATCCCGATGGAGAGCGCCAGCGTGGCTGA
- a CDS encoding sarcosine oxidase subunit gamma, which yields MADFSWEVRSPLQHALVAGPYGARGEAGVTLTEIRNFGLVQVMARRGKAGEMVKAAQARFGVAAPETPKAVGTADAMLIWSGPDQFFVLSKGGRHGIEALAPVFAGSASLSDQSHARALISVSGEKARAMLAKLSSIDLHPDVFAINSAAATSVDHTSVTLWRGSDRNGQAVFNLLVFATFAESLWHTMLDSAAEYGVVIRHSEEL from the coding sequence GTGGCTGATTTTTCCTGGGAAGTCCGCAGCCCGCTGCAACACGCGCTCGTCGCGGGGCCGTATGGGGCACGGGGCGAAGCCGGCGTGACGCTGACCGAGATCCGCAATTTCGGCCTCGTCCAGGTGATGGCGCGACGCGGCAAGGCCGGCGAGATGGTCAAGGCCGCGCAGGCGCGGTTCGGCGTCGCGGCTCCGGAAACGCCGAAGGCGGTGGGCACGGCGGACGCAATGCTGATCTGGTCGGGACCGGACCAGTTCTTCGTCCTGTCGAAGGGTGGCAGGCACGGGATTGAAGCGCTCGCTCCTGTCTTTGCAGGGTCGGCTTCGCTTTCCGACCAGTCACATGCGCGGGCTCTGATCAGCGTTTCAGGTGAGAAGGCGCGGGCGATGCTTGCGAAGCTGTCGTCTATCGACCTGCATCCCGATGTGTTCGCGATTAACTCAGCGGCGGCGACCTCGGTGGATCACACCAGCGTCACGCTTTGGCGAGGTAGTGATCGCAACGGACAGGCGGTGTTCAATCTGCTCGTGTTCGCGACTTTCGCTGAGAGCCTGTGGCACACGATGCTGGATTCGGCTGCGGAGTATGGCGTCGTTATCCGGCATTCTGAAGAATTGTAG
- a CDS encoding DUF1989 domain-containing protein: MSQSPYPEVAAGPPRPSLILRPGQIALPPGMERYTVQGNGAVLIDVEAGDTVSVRNVEGGQPCELLAWDKAGVTDPGIFGERANSNAAGIKAMLIDGDDSLSALRRGLERRQVQLDQPKAVRVFGGATPAGTEQTFAIQRDGAMLIAAPGGPMLVDGHNTATPLTVIVRRATIRLKAKSELPDPLTDPVLDLRVHSATAESYFVKAGDYLQIIDVDGRQCTDFQCFSARKLDKGRDHPLDVTTTRTLMGTAYPLPGLHSKYYDQDMEPLVEVVQDTCGRHDAFALACAAKYYDDIGYPGHINCSENFNRALDGKGVNPRAGWMAINFFFNTAIDAHGVMVSDEPWSRPGDYVLLRALTDIVCVSSACPDDTTPANGWNLTDIHVRTYSGQHKFSRAIARRMTPDSEPKMTRETAFHSSFAKHTRDFVEYRGYWLANSFAKEGAIAEYWACRQAAVIMDLSPLRKFEVTGPDAEALLQYTLTRDVKKLGVGQVVYSAMCYGHGGMIDDGTLLRLGKDNFRWVGGDDLSGEWLRDTATKLGLNVLVRSSTDQMHNIAVQGPKSRDILKEVVWTSPVQPSIGELEWFRFAIGRIGGGNGIPVVVSRTGYTGELGYEIWCHPRDAEKVFDAVWEAGQPHGLKPMGLQALDMVRIEAGLIFAGYEFSDQTDPFEAGIGFTVPLKTKADDFIGREALIRRKEHPQTKLVGLDIDANIPVGHGDCVHVGRAQIGVVTSGMRSPLLGKTIALARLDVIHAEIGTEVEIGKLDGHAKRLPARVVAFAHYDPQKTRPRS, encoded by the coding sequence ATGAGCCAGTCGCCCTACCCCGAAGTCGCTGCCGGCCCGCCGCGGCCGAGCCTGATCCTGCGGCCCGGCCAGATCGCGCTGCCGCCCGGCATGGAGCGCTATACCGTACAGGGCAATGGCGCGGTGCTGATCGATGTCGAGGCCGGCGATACGGTCAGCGTACGCAATGTCGAGGGCGGACAGCCTTGCGAGCTGCTCGCCTGGGACAAGGCCGGCGTCACCGATCCCGGCATTTTCGGCGAACGGGCCAACAGCAATGCCGCCGGCATCAAGGCGATGCTGATCGATGGCGACGACAGCCTTTCGGCACTGCGCCGTGGCCTCGAGCGCCGCCAGGTTCAGCTTGACCAGCCGAAAGCCGTGCGCGTCTTCGGTGGCGCCACGCCGGCCGGCACCGAGCAGACATTCGCAATACAGCGCGACGGCGCGATGCTGATTGCCGCGCCCGGCGGGCCGATGCTGGTCGACGGCCATAACACCGCGACGCCACTCACGGTGATCGTGCGCCGCGCCACAATCCGCCTGAAGGCGAAGTCGGAGCTGCCAGATCCGCTCACCGATCCGGTGCTTGATCTCAGAGTGCATTCGGCGACGGCGGAATCCTACTTCGTCAAGGCCGGCGACTATCTGCAGATCATCGATGTCGACGGCCGCCAATGCACCGACTTCCAGTGTTTTTCGGCGCGCAAGCTGGACAAGGGACGCGACCACCCGCTCGACGTGACGACAACCCGCACGCTGATGGGCACCGCTTATCCGCTGCCCGGCCTGCATTCCAAATACTACGACCAGGACATGGAGCCGCTGGTCGAGGTGGTGCAGGACACATGCGGGCGGCACGATGCCTTCGCGCTCGCCTGCGCGGCCAAATATTACGACGACATCGGCTATCCCGGCCACATCAACTGCTCGGAGAATTTCAACCGGGCGCTGGACGGCAAAGGCGTCAACCCGCGCGCGGGCTGGATGGCGATCAACTTCTTCTTCAACACGGCAATCGACGCGCATGGCGTAATGGTCTCGGACGAGCCATGGTCGCGCCCGGGCGACTATGTGCTGCTCAGGGCGCTGACCGACATCGTCTGCGTGTCGTCGGCCTGCCCGGACGACACGACGCCCGCCAATGGCTGGAATCTTACCGACATCCATGTGCGCACCTATTCCGGCCAGCACAAGTTCTCGCGAGCGATCGCCAGACGCATGACGCCCGATTCGGAACCGAAAATGACCCGCGAGACAGCCTTTCATTCGAGTTTTGCCAAGCACACGCGCGACTTCGTCGAGTACAGGGGCTATTGGCTCGCCAACTCCTTCGCCAAGGAAGGCGCCATCGCCGAATACTGGGCCTGCCGCCAAGCAGCCGTGATTATGGACCTGTCGCCGCTGCGCAAATTCGAGGTCACCGGTCCGGACGCCGAAGCGCTGCTGCAATACACGCTGACCCGCGATGTCAAGAAACTCGGCGTCGGTCAGGTCGTCTATTCGGCGATGTGCTACGGGCATGGCGGCATGATCGACGACGGCACGTTGCTGCGGCTCGGCAAGGACAATTTCCGCTGGGTCGGCGGCGACGATCTTTCCGGCGAGTGGCTGCGCGACACGGCAACGAAGCTCGGGCTCAACGTGCTGGTGCGCTCTTCCACCGACCAGATGCACAACATCGCCGTGCAAGGGCCGAAGAGCCGCGATATCCTGAAGGAGGTCGTCTGGACCTCGCCGGTGCAGCCCTCGATCGGCGAACTCGAATGGTTCCGTTTCGCGATCGGCCGCATCGGCGGCGGCAACGGCATTCCCGTCGTCGTCTCGCGCACCGGCTATACCGGCGAGCTCGGTTACGAGATCTGGTGCCATCCGCGCGACGCCGAAAAAGTGTTCGACGCCGTCTGGGAGGCGGGCCAGCCGCACGGGCTGAAACCGATGGGGCTGCAGGCGCTCGACATGGTGCGCATCGAAGCCGGCCTGATCTTCGCCGGCTACGAGTTCTCCGACCAGACCGATCCCTTCGAGGCCGGCATCGGCTTCACCGTACCGCTGAAGACCAAGGCCGACGACTTCATCGGCCGCGAGGCGCTGATCCGGCGTAAGGAGCATCCGCAAACCAAGCTGGTCGGCCTCGACATCGACGCCAATATCCCGGTCGGCCATGGCGACTGCGTGCATGTCGGGCGTGCCCAGATCGGCGTCGTCACCTCCGGCATGCGCTCGCCCCTGCTTGGAAAGACCATCGCACTGGCAAGGCTCGATGTTATCCATGCCGAGATCGGCACGGAGGTCGAGATCGGCAAGCTCGACGGACATGCCAAGCGGCTGCCGGCGCGCGTCGTCGCCTTCGCCCATTACGATCCGCAAAAGACAAGGCCGCGCTCCTGA
- a CDS encoding APC family permease, with product MSTISTVLEQPAESKLLRHIDWRGAFWVASGVPALVLFSIGGIAGTTGKLAFLIWTVSMIMGFLQSFTYAEIAGLFPNKSGGASIYGATAWLRYSKFIAPLSVWCNWFAWSPVLSLGCSIAAAYILNALAPVPIFTETSPDVVAYIAAHAGTAPADAITAVTAAATPAIRTWSLWSHTLGPVSFTFNATFFIGAVLMLVIFSIQHRGILGTASVQKYIGLLVIIPMLIVGVVPIFTGQIDWANFSPLVPLAAAYAPEPGSWNIAGWTLALGGMFIAAWSTYGFETAVCYTSEFKNPGTDTFKAIFYSGLLCMLLFILVPFTFQGVLGLNGMLATPIVDGSGVADALAGMVGGGNIIHSLLVMLMILALVLCIMTAMAGSSRTLYQGSVDGWLPRYLSHVNEHGAPTRAMWTDLCFNLIVLAIASADATSFFFILAVSNCGYIIFNFLNLNAGWIHRIDNGHINRPWRAPSWLLGIGAIFAYVNAIFMGAGAKVWNPMALWAGLITAALIIPVFCFRHYIQDGGKFPDHMLADLGMSSADLKVKKAGMLPYLTLAAGVAVMLIANWVFVI from the coding sequence ATGAGCACGATAAGCACCGTCCTGGAGCAGCCTGCCGAAAGCAAGCTGCTCAGGCACATCGACTGGCGCGGCGCCTTCTGGGTGGCGAGCGGCGTTCCCGCTCTCGTCCTGTTCTCGATCGGCGGCATTGCCGGCACGACGGGAAAGCTGGCCTTCCTGATCTGGACGGTGTCCATGATCATGGGTTTCCTGCAATCCTTCACCTATGCCGAGATCGCCGGCCTGTTCCCGAACAAGTCGGGCGGCGCCTCGATCTACGGCGCTACCGCCTGGCTGCGCTACTCGAAATTCATCGCGCCGCTGTCTGTCTGGTGCAACTGGTTCGCCTGGTCGCCAGTGCTGTCGCTCGGCTGCTCGATCGCCGCCGCCTATATCCTCAACGCACTGGCGCCGGTACCGATCTTCACCGAGACCTCGCCGGACGTCGTTGCCTATATCGCCGCGCATGCCGGAACGGCGCCCGCCGACGCCATCACCGCCGTCACGGCCGCCGCGACGCCGGCAATCCGCACCTGGTCGCTGTGGAGCCATACGCTGGGGCCGGTGTCCTTCACCTTCAACGCCACTTTCTTCATCGGCGCGGTGCTGATGCTGGTCATCTTCTCGATCCAGCATCGCGGCATCCTCGGCACCGCCAGCGTGCAGAAATACATCGGCCTCCTGGTCATCATCCCGATGCTGATCGTCGGCGTGGTGCCGATCTTCACGGGGCAGATCGACTGGGCGAATTTCTCGCCGCTGGTGCCGCTGGCGGCCGCCTATGCACCCGAACCCGGCTCCTGGAACATCGCCGGCTGGACACTGGCGCTCGGCGGCATGTTCATCGCGGCCTGGTCGACCTACGGCTTCGAGACCGCGGTGTGCTACACGTCGGAGTTCAAGAACCCCGGCACCGACACCTTCAAGGCGATCTTCTATTCCGGCCTGCTCTGCATGCTCTTGTTCATCCTCGTGCCCTTCACCTTCCAGGGCGTGCTGGGCTTGAACGGCATGCTGGCGACGCCGATCGTCGACGGCTCCGGCGTGGCCGATGCCTTGGCCGGCATGGTCGGCGGCGGCAACATCATCCACAGTCTTCTGGTGATGCTGATGATCCTGGCGCTGGTGCTGTGCATCATGACTGCGATGGCCGGCTCCTCGCGCACGCTCTACCAGGGCTCGGTCGACGGCTGGCTGCCGCGCTATCTCAGCCATGTCAACGAGCATGGTGCCCCGACGCGGGCCATGTGGACCGACCTCTGCTTCAACCTAATCGTGCTGGCCATTGCCTCGGCCGATGCGACGAGCTTCTTCTTCATCCTCGCCGTGTCGAACTGCGGCTACATCATCTTCAACTTCCTCAACCTCAACGCCGGCTGGATCCACCGCATCGACAACGGCCACATCAACCGGCCGTGGCGGGCGCCGAGCTGGCTCTTGGGGATCGGGGCAATCTTCGCCTACGTCAATGCGATTTTCATGGGCGCCGGCGCCAAGGTGTGGAACCCGATGGCGCTGTGGGCCGGGCTGATCACCGCCGCGCTGATCATCCCGGTGTTCTGCTTCCGCCACTACATCCAGGACGGCGGCAAGTTTCCCGACCACATGCTGGCCGATCTCGGCATGAGTTCGGCCGATCTCAAGGTCAAGAAGGCGGGAATGCTGCCCTATCTGACGCTGGCGGCCGGCGTGGCGGTGATGCTGATCGCCAACTGGGTGTTCGTCATCTGA